The genomic window AGCCATGGCCCCTATACTAATCCATTTGGCTGTATTGTTAAGAGGAATTTTAAAGGTTAAGTTTAAAGTTTGTCCCAAAAACGTTACTGCTGTTGAATTAACATGAATTGTCGCAAGCATAACCTCCAACATCATCGTCCTAGTGGATGTGACACCATAACCCCGGACGGTAAGGTTTACGGTGTATGTTCCTGCTTTGTAGGTGTGTGTCGGGTTTTTTTTCAGTGCTTGTTGTGTTGTCTCCAAAGTCCCATTGCAATGACTGGATAGAACCTGTGCTCTTATCCATGAAATAGGTGGTGTAACCTTCGATTTTGTAGGTGTAGTCGGCCCGTGGCCTTGTGATGGTTCCTCCCTTTTTTGTTATTTGCTGTATTGTGATGTGGTCTGGTAGTTTGCCTGTGCTGTTGTAGAAGTTTATTATCCTTGCATAGGCATAGATCAGGCTTTCGTAGCGCACTTGTCCAATGGCTGTGTTGGCATAATTCGGCGACCTGCCATTGGATTCCATGAAGTTTTTGATGTTCTGGGCCGCCTGCAAATATCCGCTTTTGTATAGTGTTCCTGTTGCCACCCCACTCGGATTAGTAGGCGGATTATAATCAGGTAATGAAATACCGGTCCGTTTGCCCTGATTAAGGTTCAGGACAGTGGAGGACGCCACATACAAATAATTGTCTGATGTTATATTCTTCCCATTAACCACAACCACTGATGGTATACGGTTCTGCGATGCTGTATAATTCCCTATCATCTTAGAAGTGTCACAAACCTCATCATAAGATAAACTCACAGCAAAAGAACCACCCACAAAATAAAAACACAAGAAAACTGCTACAAGGAACAAGAAACTCCTCATACACCACCACCAATAATATGATAATACAAAATCGTATAAAAAGATTACTATCAGGTGGGGATCGAAGAACATAAATGGGGGAGAGTGCACCCTCCAGGATTTAACCAAGCAATACCCTACAGTTGCTCCATTTTGCAAATATTGCCTGAAATTTTTCCAGGAAACCTTCTCCATTCTTTCACGTCCGGAAAACTGTCAATTGCAAATGGAAGTTTCACATTTCCCAAGCACACTACAAAGAACTAAATCTACCCCTCACCGAAACCTCCAAATTACAATTGTTCGTTATAGGGCGGAATAACGAAGAAAACCCTCCCAAAACCTTGATCTGACATCCCCCCAAGTAAACTTAATAAAAAAAATCATAAACCATAAAAACAAAAAAAACTTATAAAAAAGGGGAGAATAAAAAACAAAATTAACTAAAAAGATTTTAGAGTTCTGGAGGAATATTTCAATGCTAATTTCTGTAGTGATACCAGCCCTTAACGAAGAAGGCCTTGTAGGAAAAACCATAAAATCAATCCCCACAGACAAACTCAAACAAGAAGGATTCAAAGTAGAAGTAATTGTAGTTGATAATGCATCAGAAGACAATACAGGCAAAGAAGCAGCCGAAGCCGGTGCAAAGGTCGTAAGAGAAGAAAAAAGAGGTTATGGTAATGCTTATCAGCGAGGATTCAAGGAGGCCAAGGGTGACATCATAATCATGGGAGATGCTGACTTCACATACCCCATGGAAATGATACCAAAATTCATAGAAGAAATACTCAAAGGATATGATTTCGTAATAGGAGACCGTCTAAATGGCATGATGGAAGATGGTGCAATGCCAGCCCTCCACAAATACATAGGAAACCCCATACTATCAAAAATACTAAACATCCTCTTCAACAATAATATAAGAGACACGCATTGTGGGATGAGGGCCATTACAAGAGAGGCCCTTGAAAAGTTAGATCTGAAGGCGCCTGGAATGGAATTCGCCATAGAAATGGTCATAGAAGCCACCGAAAAAAACCTAAAAATCAAACAAATACCCATACCATACAGAAAACGAGAAGGAGAAGCCAAACTACACTCATTCAAAGACGGATGGAGACACATAAAATACATGCTAAAAAGGAAATTCGCCACTATATAAGGTGTTATAAATGCTCCCACGCGTCTCAGTAGTAATACCAATGAGGAACGAAGCTAAGATCCTTAAAAAGTGCCTCCAAGCCATGGAAAAGCTAGATTACCCAGATAACCTATTAGAGATAGTTATAGTTAATGATGGATCAACAGACAACACCAGAGAACTTATACTCGAGACAAATTGGTCATTCAATTATCAGTACATTGAAACAGAAGGCGTTGGAGTTTCAAAGGCCAGGGATATCGGCTTTAAAAAGGCCAATGGTGATTTCATAGCCTTCACGGATGCAGATTGCATAGTAAAAGAAGATTGGATAAAAAGACTCCTCGAACCATTCGATGATGGCGTTGCTGCTGTTGGAGGGCCTAATGTTACACCAGAGGACGATAAACCATTCGCAAAATGTGTTGGATTAGCATTATCATTCTTGAGCAAACCAGGTGCAAGATACGCTTATGAAGGCAAGAAAGTACATGAGATCCACCATAACCCCACCTGTAATGTAATGTACCGTAAAAGCGTCCTCGAAGAGGTTGGAGGTTTCAATCACAACTTAGTGACAACGGATGATGAAGAACTAGATTATAGGATAAGAAAAAAGGGCTACAAGATAATTTATACGCCATTTGCACGAGTCAAACATTATAGAAGACCCAACTGGAAAAAATATGCAAAGATGGCATACTATTATGGACTTGGCAGGATGCAATCAACCAAAATACACCCTAGGATGGCCCGCTGGTTCCACTTCGCACCCCCACTATATATGATATTACTTATAATATTATTGATACTTTCAATTTATAGCCAATTCTTCTTTTATATATTCCTCACAATATTAGTATTCAATGTGGTGGGAGTGCTCGTTGTGGCATTATTGTATACACATAGTTCAGAGTGTCGAACTTTAACCTTTTTCTCTCTTGTTAATCTTTGGATTTTCTTGTATGGAGCTGGGATGATAAGAGGTGCTTTCAAATGAAAATTTACCTCCTGAATCCTCCTTATATGCCTCATTTTGGGCGTGGAATGAGATGGCAAGACACCGGACGGGGTGGAACACTCTACTATCCAATATGGTTATCATATGCCGCAGCCCTCCTTGATAAATATCACAAAATCAAACTTGTAGACGCACCCGCATGGAACTGGGACAAAAAAGATGTCCTAAAAGATATAGAAAAATTCCAACCAGAACTGATAATAATAGATAGTAGTTTTCCTAGCCTCAACAACGACATCAAAGTTGCAGAATACATAAAACAAAACTATAATTGTAAGAACATATTGGTAGGACCTCCAGGATCCCAATTCCCGGAAAAAATACTCCAAAGTTTTGGTGTAGATATCGTTACAAGATACGAATACGATTTCACTCTTAAGGAGCTTGCAGAAAAACTAAAATCTTCAAATGATATCTCCCTCGTAAAGGGAATATCCTACAAAGAAAATGGTAGGATCATCCATAACCCAGACAGGGAACTTTCCACATCGGAAGACCTTGACAAGATACCATTCGTCACAAAAATATACAAGAAATTCCTCAACATCAAAGACTATTTCCTCGGAAGCTCATTATACCCAGAAGTCCAAATATTCACCGGACGCGGCTGCCCATTCCAATGCACATTCTGTTCATGGCCCCAGACACTCATGGGGAGAAAATATCGTGTAAGAAGCATAGAAAATGTCCTAGACGAACTTGAATGGATTGAAAAAAACTTGCCACAAGTAAAGGAAGTTTTCTTTGAGGATGATACCTTCACCATAAACAAAAAGAGGGTCTTGAGATTCTGCCAAGAATACAAAGAAAGAGACCTCAAGATAACATGGGCATGCAATGCAAGAGTCGGACTAGATTACGAAACAATGAAAGAGATGAAAAAAGCAAACTGCCGACTCCTCATCGTAGGCTTTGAATCAGGAAATAATAACATCTTGAAAAATATCAGAAAAGGTATTACAGTAGAGGATATACGAAAATTTTCAAAGGATGCTAAAAAGGCTGATCTGCTCGTACATGGAGATTTCATTATTGGCTTGCCTGGTGAAACCCGAGAAACAATCAAAAACACAAGAAAGCTTATATGGGAGATAAAACCCGACATACTACAGGTTTCCGTTGCTTCACCATTTCCTGGCACAGAATTTTATGAGTGGTGTCATAAGAACGGTTATCTCGTAACTAGCGACCCCAATGAGTACCTTGACGAACAAGGACACCAAAAATCCATAATAAGATACCCAGAACTTACAGAAGACGAAATAACAGAGGAAGTCAACAAGATATTAAAAGATTATTACCTTTCACCTTCCTATTTTAGGATTGCATTGCGCCAAGTACTGCGAAAAAATGGAATCCACGAACTCCAAAGATTAATATATTCGGCTAGAATGTTTTTAAAGTATCTTGGAGGATCAGCATAAAATATTACTACTTTAAAGAAAAGTGGTATGAGATACTTTTTACTGAAAAAATATACAAATGCTCAAGAGAGTTTGTGAGGCCTTAAAGTGAAAATAAATTATTTTATAACTCATTTCCCTTATAAGAATCATTTGGCTGATGAAACTTATTTTGCCCGTTACAAGCATGGAGGAGCTGAACTGGCAGCTTATTATCTAGCTTTAAAGATGGCAGAACATAATAATATCAATATATTCACGACTTCAATTAATTCCAAGGACTTTTTTGAAGAGTATAAAGGAATTCAAATACATCGTTATGGTACAAATTTTACAATAGAAAAAGGGAATATTTCATTTGGATTGTTCAGAAAACCCCTGAATTATGACGCAGATATAGTCCATGCACATTTCAGCACCCCTCCAGCCGAAATAGCTGCATTATTATATGCAAAGAAGAAAAAAATACCGTTTGTATTAACATATCATGGGGATTGGCAGGAAAGTTTTGGTAGTATCACTAGAAGAATACCATTGTATTTTTATAATAAATTTTTAATCCGAAGAGTTCTAGATTCAACAGATCTCGTTATTGTACCTTCCAAATATTACATTAATGAATCAAGATTTCTCGGAAAATACAAAGATAAAATAACAGTAATCCCAAATGGCATAAATATAGAAGATTTTGAGATTCCCTTGGAAAAGGAAGAATGTAGACAAAAACTTGGTTTAACACGTGATAGGAATATCATTTTATTTTTAGGAAATCTGATCCAATATAAAGGGCCCGACATTCTAATAAAAGCGATGAAATTAATAGTAGAGAAAATCCCAAACACGGAATTAATATTAGTGGGAAGTGGACCTATGGAAAGGGAGCTTAAAAGATTATCAAAAAATCTAAATATTGAAGAGCATATAATGTTCGCTGGATTTGTTGGTGATTCTTTTAAAAAGGCATTATATTATAAAGCTGCTGACATTTTTTGCCTACCTTCAACCATGAGCACGGAATCATTTGGTATTGTAAATCTAGAAGCGATGACTTGTGGTTTACCAATTATAGCTTCAAAAATTGGTGGAATTCCAGATGTTATCAAAAATGGGAAAACAGGTTTATTGGTACCTCCAAAAAATCCAGATGCATTATCAGATGCCATCATAAGATTATTAGAGGATACTGAACTTGCAAGGAAAATGGGTTACAATGGGAAGAAAATGGTTGAAAAAAATTATACATGGGATAAAGTTGCTAAAATAACTGAAAGAGTTTATGAAGAAGTTGTTTCATAAATTGCTTAATTGTCGGCTTAGTGTGAATAAATGGGGCTATAGGGAAAATGGCATTACCTCTATATGTTTATTTTTAAACTTAATCAGGATATTCTGGTTTAAAGACTTTAAACTTTTTTGTTAATTTTAATGTTATAAGCAGATTATTGATCTAAAATTCATAATTTCCATGATCACTAATTTTTTAGATGAATAGGTGTTCAAATTCATAATAAAAAGAAGATTTATAGGACCAGATATATTATTTAAAAGAAAAAAAGAGAGTTGTTGAAAATGCATTTAATATAAAAAAAATCAGAGATTTCAGGAGCCTAAATAATTATCTACAATAAAGAGTATAGCTTTAAAAAAGAAGTAAACTTTTCATATTAGAAGGAGGCTAAAAATGAAAATATGTTTTATTTCAACTCTTTATCCCCCAGCCATAATCGGAGGCGCGGAAATTGTAGCACAAAAGACTGCAGACAATTTATCGAAGAAAGGACATCAAGTTAGCATAATAACGACTAGCAAAAATAGAAAAATTCGCAAAGAAATTATTAATAATATTAAAATATACAGATTGCCTTTAAACATTTATTCAATTACCGAGTTTCGTAAACAACATATCATAAAAAGGGCATTATGGCACCTAATAGAATTATTTAATGTAAGTGCTTACATAAAAATAAAAAGAATATTAGAAAAAGAAGCACCTGATTTGGTTCATATACACGATTACAAGGGTTTATCTGTACTATCTTTTAAAGCCGTGAAAGACCTTAACCTACCTTTGATTTTCACTGCACATGACTACACACCTATATGTATAAGGAGCAACCTCTTAAATGGAAAAGGCCAAATATGCAAAAATAAAAAATTACCTTGCAAAATATATAGTAGAGTTCGCAAATTTATTATAGATCACAAACCAGATGTGATTATTGCACCATCTAAATTCGTGCTCGAAAAGCTCGAATCTGAAGGCTTATTCAAAAATTCCAGGAAAATAGTGATCCCCAACCCAACAGAACCAAAAAATGAAAACAGCGAAAAAACATATGACATAATCGATATATTATTTGTGGGATCGCTTTCTAAACATAAAGGCCCAGATATCCTTATCCAAAGTTTCAAAAAAGTTAAAGGGGATAATTTAAGACTCCATATTGTAGGAACGGGCCCGTGCCTTGATAAATTGAAAAAGCTTGCAGGAAAAGATAAGAGGATAATATTTCATGGATTTCTGCGTGGTGAGAAACTTATGGACATGTATAAGATGGCGAATGTTACGGTTGTACCCTCAATATGGTATGATAATTCCCCCATGGTAATCTATGAGAGTTTCATGTGTTCGACGCCAGTGATTGCAAGCAGAATCGGTGGAATACCAGAACTTGTAAAAGATGGTTATAATGGTTTCTTATTTGAACCTGGTAGTGTGGATGAACTCACTAAGATATTGAATGAAATTTCAGAAAATCCGATGATCCTCAAAAAATTAGAAAAGAATGCACATAAATCAAGCAAGAAATATGATATAAAAAGGCATATAAATAGTTTGGAGAAAATCTATACGGGCCTAATAGAAGAAAGGAGAGGGTGAAATTTGCATTTTGATAAAATATTTGCAAGTAAGTTGATGCATCCTAGAAGCCCACTATGGTTGTCATGGTATACTCTTAGGGGTGCTGAAAAGGTTTTCAGGGCAGTTAGGAATCCTTTGAAGGCTTTCATGTTCTGGCTCGGCTTTTTCAATGAATGTACTTTAAATTTAAAATATTTGGGTAAAATAAAGGTTGAAAGGGATGATCTGAAGAGTAATTTTCTTCAGGCGCTTGTGAGCGCATGTTCCAGAGATTTGAGTTTTGAACAGCGGAAAAAACTTTACAATATAATTGCACAAAAAGATAATGACATGATAGAAGTTGGTGATGTGAAGATAAAAAATGTGATACCTCTCTTTATTTTATTGGAGATTTTTGTGTTGGAAGATTACAAGTTTACAAAGCTAAAGCAGGGCGATGTTATATTGGATA from Methanothermobacter sp. includes these protein-coding regions:
- a CDS encoding pseudomurein-binding repeat-containing protein; the encoded protein is MRSFLFLVAVFLCFYFVGGSFAVSLSYDEVCDTSKMIGNYTASQNRIPSVVVVNGKNITSDNYLYVASSTVLNLNQGKRTGISLPDYNPPTNPSGVATGTLYKSGYLQAAQNIKNFMESNGRSPNYANTAIGQVRYESLIYAYARIINFYNSTGKLPDHITIQQITKKGGTITRPRADYTYKIEGYTTYFMDKSTGSIQSLQWDFGDNTTSTEKKPDTHLQSRNIHRKPYRPGLWCHIH
- a CDS encoding glycosyltransferase family 2 protein gives rise to the protein MLISVVIPALNEEGLVGKTIKSIPTDKLKQEGFKVEVIVVDNASEDNTGKEAAEAGAKVVREEKRGYGNAYQRGFKEAKGDIIIMGDADFTYPMEMIPKFIEEILKGYDFVIGDRLNGMMEDGAMPALHKYIGNPILSKILNILFNNNIRDTHCGMRAITREALEKLDLKAPGMEFAIEMVIEATEKNLKIKQIPIPYRKREGEAKLHSFKDGWRHIKYMLKRKFATI
- a CDS encoding glycosyltransferase, with protein sequence MLPRVSVVIPMRNEAKILKKCLQAMEKLDYPDNLLEIVIVNDGSTDNTRELILETNWSFNYQYIETEGVGVSKARDIGFKKANGDFIAFTDADCIVKEDWIKRLLEPFDDGVAAVGGPNVTPEDDKPFAKCVGLALSFLSKPGARYAYEGKKVHEIHHNPTCNVMYRKSVLEEVGGFNHNLVTTDDEELDYRIRKKGYKIIYTPFARVKHYRRPNWKKYAKMAYYYGLGRMQSTKIHPRMARWFHFAPPLYMILLIILLILSIYSQFFFYIFLTILVFNVVGVLVVALLYTHSSECRTLTFFSLVNLWIFLYGAGMIRGAFK
- a CDS encoding radical SAM protein, whose amino-acid sequence is MRWQDTGRGGTLYYPIWLSYAAALLDKYHKIKLVDAPAWNWDKKDVLKDIEKFQPELIIIDSSFPSLNNDIKVAEYIKQNYNCKNILVGPPGSQFPEKILQSFGVDIVTRYEYDFTLKELAEKLKSSNDISLVKGISYKENGRIIHNPDRELSTSEDLDKIPFVTKIYKKFLNIKDYFLGSSLYPEVQIFTGRGCPFQCTFCSWPQTLMGRKYRVRSIENVLDELEWIEKNLPQVKEVFFEDDTFTINKKRVLRFCQEYKERDLKITWACNARVGLDYETMKEMKKANCRLLIVGFESGNNNILKNIRKGITVEDIRKFSKDAKKADLLVHGDFIIGLPGETRETIKNTRKLIWEIKPDILQVSVASPFPGTEFYEWCHKNGYLVTSDPNEYLDEQGHQKSIIRYPELTEDEITEEVNKILKDYYLSPSYFRIALRQVLRKNGIHELQRLIYSARMFLKYLGGSA
- a CDS encoding glycosyltransferase family 4 protein, with the translated sequence MADETYFARYKHGGAELAAYYLALKMAEHNNINIFTTSINSKDFFEEYKGIQIHRYGTNFTIEKGNISFGLFRKPLNYDADIVHAHFSTPPAEIAALLYAKKKKIPFVLTYHGDWQESFGSITRRIPLYFYNKFLIRRVLDSTDLVIVPSKYYINESRFLGKYKDKITVIPNGINIEDFEIPLEKEECRQKLGLTRDRNIILFLGNLIQYKGPDILIKAMKLIVEKIPNTELILVGSGPMERELKRLSKNLNIEEHIMFAGFVGDSFKKALYYKAADIFCLPSTMSTESFGIVNLEAMTCGLPIIASKIGGIPDVIKNGKTGLLVPPKNPDALSDAIIRLLEDTELARKMGYNGKKMVEKNYTWDKVAKITERVYEEVVS
- a CDS encoding glycosyltransferase family 4 protein, with amino-acid sequence MKICFISTLYPPAIIGGAEIVAQKTADNLSKKGHQVSIITTSKNRKIRKEIINNIKIYRLPLNIYSITEFRKQHIIKRALWHLIELFNVSAYIKIKRILEKEAPDLVHIHDYKGLSVLSFKAVKDLNLPLIFTAHDYTPICIRSNLLNGKGQICKNKKLPCKIYSRVRKFIIDHKPDVIIAPSKFVLEKLESEGLFKNSRKIVIPNPTEPKNENSEKTYDIIDILFVGSLSKHKGPDILIQSFKKVKGDNLRLHIVGTGPCLDKLKKLAGKDKRIIFHGFLRGEKLMDMYKMANVTVVPSIWYDNSPMVIYESFMCSTPVIASRIGGIPELVKDGYNGFLFEPGSVDELTKILNEISENPMILKKLEKNAHKSSKKYDIKRHINSLEKIYTGLIEERRG
- a CDS encoding FkbM family methyltransferase; this translates as MHFDKIFASKLMHPRSPLWLSWYTLRGAEKVFRAVRNPLKAFMFWLGFFNECTLNLKYLGKIKVERDDLKSNFLQALVSACSRDLSFEQRKKLYNIIAQKDNDMIEVGDVKIKNVIPLFILLEIFVLEDYKFTKLKQGDVILDIGASIADSSLYLAREGYTVYAFEPNPEIYKIGEENLKLNPHLARKIHYINQSNIYQKRKNQTRYNKRKPYGLPIYKR